The Phycisphaerales bacterium AB-hyl4 genome includes a window with the following:
- a CDS encoding DegT/DnrJ/EryC1/StrS family aminotransferase, which yields MTSTTAARAATGAKGLAIQGAEPALPPSEGDERLFHWPIVTAEDEQAVLDVMRAGTMSGTSITKQFEAEYATWQGSRHALCTCNGTAGLTAAMWACGVGVGDEIICPTITYWASASPALMLGATVNFADIDAKTLCIDPNDIEHRIGPRTRAIVVVNYAGHPADYDRIMPLARKHGLKVIEDNSHAQGSMYKGKMCGSLGDIAAASLMAGKAFPIGEGGIITTDDPKLYERCVAFGHYERTGVASNYNPVDQQVHDEGLLRFKGLPMGAAKHRLNQMCAAMGRVQLKSYPARIVEIQKAINRFWDLLDGVPGLRPHRIDEPNSSMGGWYFARGLYTPEELGGLSAERFCEAVRAEGVKDCAPVLNRLLHTHAYFHEADVFGHGKPTAVAFGQRDVRQGPGTLPVAEQMAGRVVDVPWFKHDDAARIEQYAAAYRKVAEHAHELLEADKAAQGAAG from the coding sequence ATGACTTCCACGACTGCTGCGCGCGCTGCGACGGGTGCGAAAGGTCTGGCGATACAGGGTGCTGAGCCTGCGCTGCCGCCGAGCGAGGGTGATGAACGTTTGTTTCATTGGCCCATCGTGACCGCGGAGGATGAGCAGGCGGTGCTGGACGTGATGCGGGCGGGCACGATGTCGGGCACGTCGATTACAAAGCAGTTCGAGGCCGAGTATGCGACGTGGCAGGGGTCGCGGCATGCGCTGTGCACGTGCAACGGCACGGCCGGGCTGACAGCGGCGATGTGGGCGTGTGGTGTTGGCGTGGGTGATGAGATCATCTGCCCGACGATCACGTACTGGGCGAGCGCTTCGCCGGCGTTGATGCTCGGGGCGACGGTGAACTTTGCGGATATTGATGCGAAGACGCTTTGCATCGATCCGAATGACATTGAACATCGCATCGGCCCGCGGACGCGAGCGATCGTGGTGGTTAATTATGCCGGGCATCCCGCGGACTACGACCGGATCATGCCCCTTGCTCGCAAGCATGGATTGAAGGTGATCGAAGACAACTCGCATGCGCAAGGCTCGATGTACAAGGGCAAGATGTGCGGATCGCTGGGGGATATTGCGGCGGCGAGCCTGATGGCGGGCAAGGCGTTTCCCATCGGCGAAGGGGGCATCATCACGACTGACGACCCGAAGCTGTATGAGCGGTGTGTAGCGTTCGGCCATTATGAACGCACGGGCGTGGCGAGCAACTACAACCCGGTTGATCAGCAGGTGCATGATGAAGGATTGCTGCGGTTCAAAGGCTTGCCGATGGGGGCGGCGAAGCATCGTTTGAACCAGATGTGTGCGGCGATGGGACGGGTGCAGTTGAAGTCTTACCCGGCTCGGATCGTGGAGATTCAAAAGGCGATCAACCGATTCTGGGATCTGCTTGACGGTGTGCCGGGGTTGCGGCCGCACCGGATCGACGAGCCGAACTCGTCGATGGGCGGTTGGTATTTTGCGCGTGGGCTTTACACGCCGGAAGAGCTTGGCGGACTGTCGGCCGAGCGGTTTTGCGAAGCGGTGCGAGCCGAGGGTGTGAAGGATTGTGCGCCGGTGTTAAACCGCTTGCTGCACACGCATGCTTATTTTCATGAGGCGGATGTGTTTGGCCATGGCAAGCCGACGGCGGTAGCGTTTGGTCAGCGCGATGTGCGGCAGGGGCCGGGCACGTTGCCGGTGGCTGAGCAGATGGCGGGGCGCGTGGTGGACGTGCCGTGGTTCAAGCATGATGACGCGGCGCGCATCGAGCAGTACGCCGCGGCGTATCGCAAGGTGGCCGAGCACGCGCATGAATTGCTTGAAGCGGACAAGGCTGCGCAGGGAGCGGCGGGATGA
- a CDS encoding neutral/alkaline non-lysosomal ceramidase N-terminal domain-containing protein: MMLRAGTADFDVTPPVGYRLQGHAKRICPSASVHDPLMGRVLTLSDGSRRVAIVTLDLLYFLPTFYDRVRRRVREKHGVAEDALVLACSHTHTGPFVIPPTDEACEDYLEDYVSLLEKKLCGAVGQAIGEERACQLRFASGEVDIGIVNRRVPTARGVRTAANPGGPVDLTCPVVRVDDAAGRPMAAVFQYACHPTTLGATVDAISADYPGAACRVVEANYPGCTAMFLNGCCGEVRPRIVNEQGDFVGGGFDDVQRLGWLLAAHVMACMENAKPMQSTTLESRLARHRYAFDPELMPVDDASMQRCRSVLGERNPGETAAIAQWSERWRDRCVGQSSLPTDYIEGDVQVLRVGDASLVALTGEVMVDVALSLRERSPSPLLIAGYAQGAIGYIPTRQALLEGGYETQAYLWCDYPGCFAGDVAERLVERVRSML; this comes from the coding sequence ATGATGCTTCGCGCGGGCACGGCCGACTTTGATGTGACGCCGCCGGTGGGCTATCGACTACAGGGGCATGCCAAGCGCATCTGTCCGTCGGCCAGTGTGCATGATCCGCTGATGGGCAGGGTGTTGACCCTGTCGGATGGATCGCGACGGGTGGCGATCGTGACGTTGGACCTGCTGTACTTTCTGCCGACGTTTTACGATCGCGTGAGGCGGCGCGTGCGCGAGAAGCACGGGGTCGCGGAAGATGCGCTGGTGCTGGCTTGCTCGCATACGCATACGGGGCCGTTCGTGATTCCGCCGACGGATGAGGCGTGTGAGGACTACTTGGAAGATTACGTCAGCCTTCTTGAGAAAAAGCTCTGCGGCGCGGTGGGGCAGGCGATCGGCGAAGAGCGGGCGTGTCAGCTTCGTTTTGCCAGCGGTGAGGTCGATATCGGCATTGTGAATCGGCGAGTGCCGACTGCTCGCGGCGTGCGGACAGCGGCGAACCCGGGCGGCCCGGTGGACCTGACTTGTCCGGTGGTGCGTGTGGATGACGCGGCCGGCCGACCGATGGCGGCGGTGTTTCAGTATGCCTGCCATCCGACGACGCTCGGGGCAACGGTGGATGCGATCTCCGCGGACTATCCGGGCGCGGCGTGCCGCGTGGTGGAAGCGAACTACCCCGGCTGCACGGCGATGTTCTTAAATGGTTGCTGCGGCGAGGTTCGACCAAGAATCGTCAATGAACAAGGCGACTTCGTGGGCGGCGGCTTTGATGATGTGCAGCGGCTGGGGTGGTTGCTCGCCGCCCATGTGATGGCGTGCATGGAAAACGCAAAGCCGATGCAGTCGACAACGCTTGAGAGTCGACTGGCTCGGCATCGTTATGCTTTTGATCCGGAACTGATGCCGGTTGATGACGCGTCGATGCAGCGCTGCCGATCGGTGTTGGGGGAGCGTAATCCCGGCGAAACGGCGGCGATTGCGCAATGGAGCGAGCGGTGGCGCGATCGTTGTGTGGGGCAGTCGTCGCTGCCGACGGATTACATCGAAGGCGACGTGCAGGTGTTACGCGTCGGCGACGCGTCGTTGGTGGCGCTGACGGGTGAGGTGATGGTGGATGTGGCATTGTCGCTGCGCGAGCGAAGCCCATCACCGCTGCTGATAGCAGGGTATGCGCAGGGCGCGATCGGCTACATCCCGACACGGCAGGCGCTTTTGGAAGGGGGGTACGAGACGCAGGCCTATCTCTGGTGCGATTATCCCGGTTGTTTCGCTGGTGATGTGGCGGAGCGATTGGTCGAGCGTGTACGGTCAATGTTGTGA
- a CDS encoding PEP-CTERM sorting domain-containing protein (PEP-CTERM proteins occur, often in large numbers, in the proteomes of bacteria that also encode an exosortase, a predicted intramembrane cysteine proteinase. The presence of a PEP-CTERM domain at a protein's C-terminus predicts cleavage within the sorting domain, followed by covalent anchoring to some some component of the (usually Gram-negative) cell surface. Many PEP-CTERM proteins exhibit an unusual sequence composition that includes large numbers of potential glycosylation sites. Expression of one such protein has been shown restore the ability of a bacterium to form floc, a type of biofilm.), with protein MSARFESTTITTAIPEPASLGLLAIGGLVMLGGRRRRNR; from the coding sequence ATGAGCGCTCGCTTTGAGAGCACCACCATCACTACCGCGATCCCCGAGCCCGCGTCGCTGGGGCTGCTGGCGATCGGCGGGCTGGTCATGCTCGGCGGGCGCCGACGTCGAAATCGATGA
- a CDS encoding LamG-like jellyroll fold domain-containing protein, with protein MRFGSSADGVSSTNQNSTFATEDTLEAGKDYCVAAVYNSGTVTFWVQYLTDDGELVSSEVSGFDTSLYDADSTFLIGNWNNGSASSWEGLIDEVRLSNTALRTRTNSWLCPNRPV; from the coding sequence TTGCGATTCGGCAGCAGTGCCGACGGCGTTTCGAGCACTAATCAGAACAGCACTTTCGCGACTGAAGATACGCTCGAAGCAGGGAAAGATTACTGCGTGGCGGCTGTGTACAACAGCGGCACGGTCACGTTCTGGGTGCAATACCTGACTGATGATGGTGAACTGGTCAGCAGCGAGGTGAGCGGGTTCGATACCTCCTTGTATGATGCGGACAGCACTTTCCTGATCGGCAATTGGAACAACGGGTCGGCGTCATCGTGGGAGGGCCTGATCGACGAAGTGCGACTGTCGAATACAGCACTGAGAACCAGAACCAACTCCTGGCTGTGCCCGAACCGGCCAGTTTGA
- a CDS encoding HIT family protein, with product MRKDRAMGEQQQRRDADCIFCRIAAGEIPCHRVYEDDEVLAFLDVGPLSAGHALIIPKAHYATLDEMPGELAAACMKIAPRLAGAIRDVTGTSAYNVLQNNGELAHQAVKHVHFHIIPKSADGGLDLTWDAGQLGDEMGRDLRTKIAGRLGRA from the coding sequence ATGAGAAAGGATCGAGCGATGGGTGAGCAGCAGCAGCGGCGGGACGCGGATTGTATTTTCTGTCGGATCGCGGCGGGGGAGATCCCCTGCCATCGCGTGTATGAAGATGATGAGGTGCTGGCGTTTCTGGATGTCGGGCCGTTGTCGGCGGGGCATGCGCTGATTATCCCGAAAGCGCATTACGCCACGCTGGATGAGATGCCGGGCGAACTGGCGGCGGCGTGCATGAAGATCGCGCCGCGGCTGGCGGGGGCGATCCGCGACGTGACGGGCACGTCTGCGTACAACGTGCTTCAAAATAATGGGGAGCTGGCACACCAGGCGGTGAAGCATGTGCACTTTCACATCATCCCCAAGTCGGCGGACGGTGGGTTGGACCTGACGTGGGACGCGGGGCAGCTTGGCGATGAGATGGGTCGGGATTTGCGGACGAAGATCGCCGGGCGACTTGGCCGGGCATGA
- a CDS encoding Tfp pilus assembly protein FimT/FimU, with amino-acid sequence MHMHTQPTRRSAGFTMMELIISIVLASLLAFLVNSLFFETSRAVQVGVRTGDMLVESESIGEQIRRDAERMAGPNKDDEDPTEYETHPPGVLVIVNRLFRYDEGYEGVRVNFEGTERLESIRSDQISFITRLNQDDDPFAPLTPQSDVQFHNENTAPHARVWYGHVLRTPSSGAPYANNDDAWLPNTDIANNWILGRQQLLLADGPDGTIAEHFTYDANVLEAATPTTEYPYSSPQPMLYHGLTDVADFPLFGTDSLIAYLEADPNDYGPRAAAMTFIRDANERLHVNPQPTDNDQYLASWQLAQMHAILAMGVSDFIVEFAGDYDSTSEGRIDRDADNRIKWYSYHFNNPDEGRNFPINWDEELNLSAYDYDAAIPRSYDATQIDNGYFQDLDGNDEDQFHFQHINSTNSYSTDNADAVFVFRHDNDDPDECKWPHLIRIRYRLHDHRGMVTSLTEGYNPPPLDRYEEYAISGRWFEHIIRVPRP; translated from the coding sequence ATGCACATGCACACCCAACCAACCCGACGGTCCGCCGGCTTCACCATGATGGAGTTGATCATCTCTATCGTGCTCGCCTCGTTGCTGGCGTTTCTGGTCAACAGTCTGTTCTTCGAGACCAGCCGAGCCGTGCAGGTCGGCGTTCGCACGGGCGATATGCTCGTCGAAAGCGAATCCATCGGCGAACAGATCCGCCGCGACGCCGAACGCATGGCCGGCCCCAACAAAGACGACGAAGACCCCACCGAATACGAAACACACCCGCCCGGCGTGCTCGTCATCGTCAACCGACTGTTCCGCTACGACGAAGGCTACGAAGGTGTCCGCGTCAACTTCGAAGGCACCGAACGCCTCGAATCCATCCGAAGTGACCAGATCTCCTTCATCACTCGGCTGAACCAGGACGACGACCCGTTCGCCCCGCTCACGCCACAGTCCGACGTCCAGTTTCACAACGAAAATACCGCCCCCCACGCTCGCGTCTGGTACGGCCACGTCCTCCGCACCCCTTCCTCCGGCGCCCCCTACGCTAACAACGACGACGCATGGCTGCCCAACACGGACATCGCCAACAACTGGATCCTCGGCCGACAGCAACTGCTGCTCGCGGATGGGCCGGATGGGACAATAGCGGAGCACTTCACTTACGACGCCAACGTTCTTGAGGCCGCAACACCAACCACTGAATACCCGTACAGCTCGCCGCAGCCAATGCTTTACCACGGACTGACCGACGTGGCAGATTTTCCGTTGTTTGGCACAGATAGTCTTATCGCGTACCTCGAAGCGGATCCCAATGATTACGGCCCTCGTGCTGCTGCCATGACGTTCATACGAGACGCAAACGAGCGCCTGCACGTCAACCCGCAACCGACAGATAACGATCAATACCTCGCCTCCTGGCAACTCGCGCAGATGCACGCCATCCTCGCGATGGGCGTCAGCGATTTCATCGTGGAGTTTGCGGGGGATTACGACAGTACGAGTGAGGGGCGAATCGACCGCGACGCCGACAACCGGATCAAGTGGTACAGCTACCACTTCAACAATCCAGACGAGGGACGCAATTTTCCGATCAATTGGGATGAAGAGCTCAATTTGTCAGCGTACGACTACGATGCCGCGATCCCGCGCAGCTACGATGCGACACAGATCGATAACGGCTATTTCCAAGACCTTGATGGCAACGATGAAGATCAATTCCACTTTCAGCACATCAATTCCACAAATTCGTACAGCACCGACAACGCAGACGCGGTGTTTGTGTTTCGGCATGACAACGATGATCCGGATGAATGCAAGTGGCCGCACCTGATTCGCATCCGCTATCGGCTGCACGATCATCGCGGCATGGTGACCAGCTTGACGGAAGGCTACAACCCACCACCCCTCGACAGGTACGAAGAATACGCGATTTCCGGCCGATGGTTTGAGCACATTATTCGTGTGCCGCGGCCGTAG
- a CDS encoding prepilin-type N-terminal cleavage/methylation domain-containing protein — protein sequence MNMTHRLPHPRRQAGFNLMEVLVAIGLFAIGFAAVAAIFPAGALLQRQTADDVQARHVEQNAYAIILGTPVSGEDLEFYYDGPPSGYFTDPGNQENTTRAELVPFPIDTSADPSLEDIWPRDLRSFPSSVNDEFLTERSFYWVPLIRDANGDQDNPRWELVVFVLRRQQNRVGDYLTYQYPEPEGNLLPGLLRREVTRPDELTFRVTNPGLDSDLEEYLSPNDQIVDNAGGIHRIERIDGNDIIVTSNIRETEQLENGTPTTPPTVLPDAIWFAPASNQLRDRRSPALRVFKVTPPAGWGE from the coding sequence ATGAACATGACCCATCGCCTACCCCATCCTCGTCGGCAGGCCGGCTTCAACCTCATGGAAGTGCTGGTCGCCATCGGCCTGTTCGCCATCGGCTTCGCCGCCGTCGCCGCCATCTTCCCCGCCGGTGCGCTGCTCCAGCGCCAGACCGCCGACGACGTGCAGGCCCGACACGTTGAGCAGAACGCCTACGCCATCATCCTTGGCACGCCCGTCAGTGGGGAAGATCTTGAGTTCTACTACGACGGGCCGCCGTCCGGCTACTTCACCGATCCCGGCAACCAGGAAAACACGACCCGCGCGGAACTCGTCCCCTTCCCGATCGATACTTCAGCGGACCCCTCCCTCGAAGACATCTGGCCTCGGGATCTGCGTAGCTTCCCCTCAAGCGTCAACGACGAATTCCTGACCGAACGCAGCTTCTACTGGGTCCCGCTGATCCGCGATGCCAACGGCGATCAGGACAACCCCCGTTGGGAACTTGTCGTCTTCGTCCTCCGACGGCAACAGAACCGTGTGGGCGATTACCTGACTTATCAATACCCCGAGCCCGAAGGCAACCTGCTGCCCGGCCTCCTCCGGCGGGAAGTCACCCGGCCCGACGAACTCACTTTCCGCGTAACCAATCCCGGCTTGGACTCGGACTTGGAAGAATATCTGAGCCCGAACGACCAGATCGTCGACAATGCCGGCGGCATCCATCGCATCGAACGGATCGACGGCAACGACATCATCGTCACCAGCAACATCCGCGAAACAGAACAACTCGAAAACGGTACCCCGACCACCCCACCTACGGTACTGCCCGACGCCATCTGGTTCGCCCCCGCAAGCAATCAGCTGCGCGACCGGCGCAGCCCTGCGTTGCGGGTCTTCAAGGTCACGCCGCCTGCGGGATGGGGAGAGTAA
- a CDS encoding prepilin-type N-terminal cleavage/methylation domain-containing protein encodes MTTFTPHHHAPPRRTEAKRKSGSPPLRHRAAFTLIELLVVIVIIAAVVAVSFPVLNRLTEIGQGDAGVTTVSSAVNAARVLNHRLNRRDMGDLGYGEYLRYHGTAVIFTQGGELILTETDQIALDTSDNLLQPTYVGFKDVDGTDYISLPRRTGIVGIYRDTHDDLEVGLRFVPPPFAVRFNREGQLTTRQAHIYYDFAGDGYNVGPGSFPAPGYDPDSGDPRRGANLLTIGDGRYIYPYDGMPTVKAVILFDANAFRAAWGWSALNVDMDAEANEEIRQWFRDHGRAVFFSPQTGVALRGESR; translated from the coding sequence ATGACCACCTTCACCCCCCATCATCACGCTCCCCCACGCCGGACTGAAGCGAAGCGCAAGTCCGGGTCGCCCCCCCTGCGCCACCGCGCCGCCTTCACGCTCATCGAACTGCTCGTAGTCATCGTGATCATCGCCGCCGTCGTCGCCGTCTCGTTCCCCGTGCTCAACCGTCTGACCGAGATCGGCCAGGGCGACGCCGGCGTTACCACCGTCTCCTCCGCCGTCAACGCCGCACGCGTCCTCAACCACCGACTCAACCGCCGCGACATGGGCGACCTCGGCTACGGCGAATACCTCCGCTACCACGGCACCGCCGTCATCTTCACCCAAGGCGGCGAACTCATCCTCACCGAAACCGACCAGATCGCCCTCGACACCAGCGACAACCTTCTGCAACCGACATACGTCGGCTTCAAAGACGTCGACGGCACGGACTACATCAGTCTCCCGCGACGCACCGGTATCGTCGGCATCTATCGCGACACTCACGACGATCTGGAAGTCGGTCTGCGGTTCGTCCCGCCCCCCTTCGCCGTCCGCTTCAACCGCGAAGGACAACTGACCACCCGCCAGGCACATATTTACTACGACTTTGCCGGCGATGGCTACAACGTCGGCCCCGGTAGCTTCCCCGCTCCAGGCTACGACCCCGACTCCGGGGACCCGCGACGCGGGGCAAACCTGCTTACGATCGGCGACGGCCGTTACATCTACCCCTACGACGGCATGCCCACCGTCAAAGCCGTCATCCTCTTCGACGCCAACGCATTCCGCGCCGCATGGGGTTGGAGCGCCCTCAACGTCGACATGGACGCCGAAGCAAACGAAGAGATTCGCCAATGGTTCCGCGACCACGGCCGCGCCGTCTTCTTCAGCCCGCAGACCGGCGTCGCCCTGCGAGGAGAGTCACGATGA